In Hyphomicrobiales bacterium, the sequence GATGGGTGACGTCCGACACGGCATAGGCGAGCTGCGCTTCGGTCAGCGGCCGGCGCGACCAGTCGGTGAAGCGCGAGGACTTGTCGATGCGGGCCTTGGCGAGGTCGTTGGCGAGCTGCTCGTAGCCGACAGAGTCTCCATAGCCGCAGACCATGGCAGCGACCTGCGTGTCGAAGAGCGGGGTGGGCAGCACGCGCCCGAGCAGCCAGACGATCTCCAGATCCTGGCGGGCGGCATGGAAGACCTTGACCACCGACTCGTCGACCATCAGCCCGAAGAACGGTGCGAGGTCGAGGTCGGGTGCCAGCGGGTCGACCAGCACGGCTTCGTCCGGCGAGGCGAGCTGGATGAGGCACAGCTTCGGGTAATAGGTCGTCTCGCGCAGGAACTCGGTGTCGACCGTCACGAAGGGATGGGCGGCAAGACGCTCGCAGGCGGCGGCGAGTTCGGCGGTATCGGTGATCAAATGCATGATCCCCGGCTCTTAGCAGAGTCAGGGGTGTGATGTCGCGGGCGTTCTTGACATTTCGGGCGCGCGCGTGTGCTTAGCCCGCAAGCTGCGGCCGGCCTCTGCGCCGGCCTTCGACGCATTTCCGAAAGACCGACCCGTGACCCTGCATCGCTACCGTTCCCACACCTGCGGCGCGCTCCGCGAGAGCGACATCGGCCAGACCGTGCGCCTCTCCGGCTGGTGCCATCGTATCCGCGACCATGGCGGCGTCCTCTTCATCGATCTGCGCGACCATTACGGCATGACGCAGGTGGTGGTGGACCCGGATTCGCCGGCCTTCGCCGATGCGGAAGCCGCGCGTTCCGAATGGGTGATCCGCATCGACGGCAAGGTGAAGGCGCGTCTCGAGGGCACAGAGAACCCGAACCTCGCTACCGGCAAGGTCGAGGTCTTCGCGACCGCGCTCGAAGTGCTTGGCCCGGCCGCCGAGCTGCCGCTGCCGGTGTTCGGCGATCTCGAATATCCCGAGGATACGCGCCTCAAATACCGCTTCCTCGATCTGCGTCGCGAGAAGCTGCACAACAACATCATGCTGCGCACCAAGGTCATCGACTCGATGCGCCGCCGCATGAAGGATTCGGGCTTTTCCGAGTTCCAGACGCCGATCCTGACCGCGTCCTCGCCGGAGGGCGCGCGTGACTTCCTGGTGCCGAGCCGTCTGCATCCCGGCAAGTTCTATGCGCTGCCGCAGGCGCCGCAGCAGTACAAGCAGCTCCTGATGATGGCGGGCTTCGACCGCTACTTCCAGATCGCGCCCTGCTTCCGGGACGAGGATCCGCGCGCCGACCGCCTGCCGGGCGAGTTCTACCAGCTCGACGTCGAGATGAGCTTCGTCGAGCAGGAGGATGTGTTCGCCACGATGGAGCCGGTAATTACCGGCGTCTTCGAGGAGTTCGCCGAGGGCAAGACCGTTTCGCGCAACTGGCCGCGCATCCCCTATGCCGAGGCCATGGCGAAATACGGCTCCGACAAGCCGGACTTGCGCAACCCGCTGATCATGCAGGACGTCTCCGAGCATTTCCGCGGCTCGGGCTTCAAGGTCTTCGCGCGCATCCTGGAGGGTGAGAAGAACCGCGTCTGGGCCATTCCGGCGCCGGGCGGCGGCAGCCGCGCCTTCTGCGACCGGATGAACTCCTGGGCGCAAGGTGAGGGGCAGCCTGGCCTCGGCTATCTGATGGTCAAGGAAGACGGCGAAGGGCAGGGCCCGATCGCCAACAACATCGGGCCGGAGCGCGTCGCCGCCATCATCGCGCAGATGGGGCTGAAGGGCGGCGATGCCTGCTTCTTCGTCGCGGGCGATCCCGACAAGTTCGTCAAATTCGCGGGCAGCGCCCGCAACAAGGTCGGCCAGGAACTCAGCCTGATCGACGAGAATGCCTATGCTTTCGCCTGGATCGTCGACTTCCCGATGTTCGAGTACAACGAGGACGAGAAGAAGGTCGATTTCTCGCACAACCCCTTCTCCATGCCGCAGGGCGGGCTGAAGGCGTTGACCGAGGAGGACCCGCTCTCGCTCAAGGCCTTCCAGTACGACATCGCCTGCAACGGTTACGAGCTGGCCTCCGGCGGCATCCGCAACCACAAGCCGGAGGCGATGGTGAAGGCCTTCGAGATCGCCGGCTATGGCGAGGAGACGGTGATCGAGCGCTTCGGCGGCATGTATCGCGCCTTCCAGTACGGCGCGCCGCCGCATGGCGGCATGGCTGCCGGCATCGACCGCATCATCATGCTGCTCGCGGGCGCGACGAACCTGCGCGAGGTCGCGTTGTTCCCGATGAACCAGCAGGCGGTCGATCTGCTGATGGGTGCGCCGGCGGAAGCGTCGCCGAAGCAGCTGCGCGAGGCCAATCTGAGGGTCAACATTCCCGAGAAGAACGGCTGAGCGATCATGATCCGTCTGCCTGCCGGGCGAGTGCTGCCGCTCGCCTGCTTCCTCATCCTGCCGCTCGGCGCCTGTGTCGCCGGCCAGGCCGATACCAGCGCCGGGCGTGCCTCGGAGCTGGCGACGACCGTCTCGCGCGCGAGCGCCTGCCGGGCCGGCGCGCCGCAGCGCTCGACGCTCGATCGCTTCCTTGCCACCGAGAAGGCACGCGGAGCCAGCGACGAGCAGATCGCCGCGGCGCGGTCCGCCTATGTCAGCGTTTCCGAGGCCGAGATCATCAATCAGGGCATCCGTCCGCAGCCCTGCACGGCTGAGGAACGGGCCCAGCTCAGGGAACGGATGGGGCGCATCCGGGCCGGGGATTTCGACGCCTCCTGAGCAGCAGCCCAGCCGATGACGATCCCCAAGCCGCTTGTCGCGGGGCCGGTGCTGCTGGCGCTCGCAGGATGCACCGGCGTTGCCGGTCCGCTGCCGGGCACGGTCGAATACGCCGCTGCCACGGTCTCGCGGGCCTATGATTGCGGCCTGCGGGTCGACCGTGGCGGCATCATCGCCCGGCTCGACCGGCATGACCGCCAACGCTTCGTCGAGGCCAATGCCCGCTACGCGGTCAAGTCCTACAAGGCGCCGCATCGCTGCGAGGTTGCCGAGCGCGAGCGGGTCCGAGGCGAGGTCGGGGCGCTCGCCCGCCGCTGAATTCGCTTGATTCAGTCATCCCGACGAGGCCACAAGGCCGCGATGCCCGCCGCCGCCATCACCGCCATCGTCGTGAGTTACGACAGCGCAGAGGTTCTGCCCGCCTGCCTCGATGCGCTGGCGCGCGAGAACGTACCGGCGATCGTCGTCGACAACGCCAGCAGCGACGGGAGCCGCAGCCTTGCGGCCGAGAAGGGCGCGCGCGTCGTCGCGAACGCGCGCAACGAGGGCTATGGACGCGCCAACAATATCGGCGTGGCCGCGGCTGACACGCCCTATGTGCTGATCGTCAATCCGGATCTGGAGCTTGCGGCCGGCGCGGCCGCCGCGTTGCTCGCCGCCGCCGAGCGTTATCCGGACGCAGGCATGTTCGCGCCGCGCATCGTCGAGCCTTCCGGGCGCATCTTCCTGCAGCCGCGCTCGCTCTTGTCGCCCGCGCATCTCAACCGCAGCGGCGCCATGGTCGTGCCGGAGGGCGATGCCTGCCTGCCGTTCCTCTCGGGCGCCTGCCTGCTGATCCGGCGCGAGCTGTTCCTCGCGCTCGGCGGGTTCGATCCGGCGATCTTCCTGTTCTACGAGGATGACGATCTGTGCCGGCGCATGCGCGACGCCGGCCACGCGCTGATCCATGTCCACAGCGCGCAGGCACGACATGGCCGGGGCCGCTCCACAGCGCCATCGCCGCAGCGGCGCTTCACGGCGCGCTGGCATCTCGCCTGGTCGGAGGGTTACATCGCGCGCAAATACGGCCTGCCGGAGCCGGGGCCGATTCGCGCGCTCGCGAATCTCGGCAAGGCGATGGGCTACGGCCTTCTGCTCAACCGCACGAAGATGAGCGCCCATGCCGGCTCGGTCGCGGGGGCGCGGGCCTGGCGGCGCGGCGAAAGCGCGCTGGCGCATGAGGGGCTGGAGGTTTCACCATGATCGGGCGTGCGCCGCGCGTCGCGAAAGCGCTCGCCAACCCCCACAATAATTTCGGGCTGCTGCGCCTCGTCATGGCGGTCGCCGTGGTGATCTCCCACGCCTTCAGCGTCACGGACGGGCGGGTCGAGCAGGAGCCGTGGTACGCCACGACGGGCTTCACGCTCGGCGAGCACGCGGTCAACGGCTTCTTCGCGATCTCGGGCTTCCTCGTCACGATGAGCTTCCTGCGGCGCGGCTGGCGCGACTATGTGCTGGCACGGCTGCTGCGGATCGCGCCCGGTCTGATCGCGGCGACGCTGGTCGTCGCCCTGGTGATCGGCGGATTGATGACCAATCTCGATCGGTCGGCCTATTTCAGCGATCCGCGGCTGTGGCGCTTCATCGTCGCGACACTGACCAGCTTCAAGAGCGCCGCGGCCTTGCCGGGCGTGTTCGAGGCCAATCCGCTGCAATTCCCGATGGGAACGGTGTGGACGCTGAAATACGAGACGCTGTGCTATCTCGGCGTTCTGGTCGCGGGCGTCGCCGGGCTTCTCGCCAGGCCGCGGATCGCTCTGGCCGCGCTCGTGGCATTGTCGCTGGCGGTGGTCCTGCGCGAGGTGCTGACGCCCGAAGGACCCAAGGGCACCGAAACGGCGCTGCGCCTGCCGCTGCTCTTCCTCGCCGGCGGCGTGATCTATCTCTATCGCGAGCGGGTGACGCTCTCGCTGCCGCTGCTGGCCCTGGCGCTTCTCGCTCTGGTGCCGCTTTCCTTCACGCCGCTCTACAAGGCGGCGCTCTATCTCGTCACCGCCTGGGGAGCGCTCGTGGTCGCGCTGGCACCGGCGCTGACGCGCCGCTCCCTCGAGCCGCCGGCCGATCTGTCCTACGGCGTCTATCTCTATGGCTGGCCGGTGCAGCAGGCCCTGCACGCGCTGTTCCCGAGCCTTGGCGCGGTCGTGCTGCTGTGGCCTTCGCTGGCCGCGACCGTCGTGATCGCGGCGCTGTCGTGGTTCCTGATCGAGAAGCCGGCGCTCGACCTCAAGCGCCGGTTGCTGCGCGGGGCCTGACCGCGGCGACGAAGTCGGCGATCCGGTCGCTCATCAGAAGGGGCAGGAGAGGGGCGATTCGCTCGCGCGGCAATTCCCACCAGCGGCTTTCGAGCAGGGCTGCGACGGAGCTGTCGTCGAAGCGCGACCTGACGATGCGCGCCGGGTTGCCAGCGACGATCGCGTAGGGCGGCACGTCGCGCGTCACGACGGCCCGCGCCGCGACGACGGCGCCATGGCCGATGCGGACGCCGGACATGATCATGCATTGCGAGCCGAGCCAGACGTCGTGGCCGATGACGACGTCGCCACGCGTGGTGTCGTGGTCGTTCCTGTGGGCGGTCTCGGGCCAGAGGCGCGGCAGGGAGGGGAAGGGGTAGGTCGTCGCCCAGTCGAGCCGATGGTTGCCGCCGAGCAGAATCTCGGTGCGGTCGGCGATCGAGCCGTAGCGGCCGATGGTCAGTTTCGCGCCGCTTTCGGGGAAGCGCACCTTCGGCCGGCCATAGGTGTAGAGCCCGACGACGAACTGCTCCGGCCGCCGGGCGACGAGATGTGCCAGATGCAGCCGGGTCTGGTTGTCCGGGTTCACCCGCTTGCGCAGCCAGCCGCGCGTGGTGGGCGGCAGAGCCGCCCACCAGGCCTGCAGCGCCGATGGGCGCCAGGCGCGGTCCTCGGGAGCGACGGCGCTCTCCGGCTCAGAGCGCATCGGCCTTGAGGTCGATCTTGTCGAAGATCTCCGTCGGCTCCGTCATGGTGAT encodes:
- the aspS gene encoding Aspartate--tRNA(Asp/Asn) ligase gives rise to the protein MTLHRYRSHTCGALRESDIGQTVRLSGWCHRIRDHGGVLFIDLRDHYGMTQVVVDPDSPAFADAEAARSEWVIRIDGKVKARLEGTENPNLATGKVEVFATALEVLGPAAELPLPVFGDLEYPEDTRLKYRFLDLRREKLHNNIMLRTKVIDSMRRRMKDSGFSEFQTPILTASSPEGARDFLVPSRLHPGKFYALPQAPQQYKQLLMMAGFDRYFQIAPCFRDEDPRADRLPGEFYQLDVEMSFVEQEDVFATMEPVITGVFEEFAEGKTVSRNWPRIPYAEAMAKYGSDKPDLRNPLIMQDVSEHFRGSGFKVFARILEGEKNRVWAIPAPGGGSRAFCDRMNSWAQGEGQPGLGYLMVKEDGEGQGPIANNIGPERVAAIIAQMGLKGGDACFFVAGDPDKFVKFAGSARNKVGQELSLIDENAYAFAWIVDFPMFEYNEDEKKVDFSHNPFSMPQGGLKALTEEDPLSLKAFQYDIACNGYELASGGIRNHKPEAMVKAFEIAGYGEETVIERFGGMYRAFQYGAPPHGGMAAGIDRIIMLLAGATNLREVALFPMNQQAVDLLMGAPAEASPKQLREANLRVNIPEKNG
- a CDS encoding Acyltransferase, with translation MIGRAPRVAKALANPHNNFGLLRLVMAVAVVISHAFSVTDGRVEQEPWYATTGFTLGEHAVNGFFAISGFLVTMSFLRRGWRDYVLARLLRIAPGLIAATLVVALVIGGLMTNLDRSAYFSDPRLWRFIVATLTSFKSAAALPGVFEANPLQFPMGTVWTLKYETLCYLGVLVAGVAGLLARPRIALAALVALSLAVVLREVLTPEGPKGTETALRLPLLFLAGGVIYLYRERVTLSLPLLALALLALVPLSFTPLYKAALYLVTAWGALVVALAPALTRRSLEPPADLSYGVYLYGWPVQQALHALFPSLGAVVLLWPSLAATVVIAALSWFLIEKPALDLKRRLLRGA
- a CDS encoding conserved hypothetical protein (Evidence 4 : Unknown function but conserved in other organisms) — its product is MTIPKPLVAGPVLLALAGCTGVAGPLPGTVEYAAATVSRAYDCGLRVDRGGIIARLDRHDRQRFVEANARYAVKSYKAPHRCEVAERERVRGEVGALARR
- a CDS encoding CatB-related O-acetyltransferase — translated: MRSEPESAVAPEDRAWRPSALQAWWAALPPTTRGWLRKRVNPDNQTRLHLAHLVARRPEQFVVGLYTYGRPKVRFPESGAKLTIGRYGSIADRTEILLGGNHRLDWATTYPFPSLPRLWPETAHRNDHDTTRGDVVIGHDVWLGSQCMIMSGVRIGHGAVVAARAVVTRDVPPYAIVAGNPARIVRSRFDDSSVAALLESRWWELPRERIAPLLPLLMSDRIADFVAAVRPRAATGA
- a CDS encoding Glycosyl transferase; this translates as MPAAAITAIVVSYDSAEVLPACLDALARENVPAIVVDNASSDGSRSLAAEKGARVVANARNEGYGRANNIGVAAADTPYVLIVNPDLELAAGAAAALLAAAERYPDAGMFAPRIVEPSGRIFLQPRSLLSPAHLNRSGAMVVPEGDACLPFLSGACLLIRRELFLALGGFDPAIFLFYEDDDLCRRMRDAGHALIHVHSAQARHGRGRSTAPSPQRRFTARWHLAWSEGYIARKYGLPEPGPIRALANLGKAMGYGLLLNRTKMSAHAGSVAGARAWRRGESALAHEGLEVSP
- a CDS encoding conserved exported hypothetical protein (Evidence 4 : Unknown function but conserved in other organisms); its protein translation is MIRLPAGRVLPLACFLILPLGACVAGQADTSAGRASELATTVSRASACRAGAPQRSTLDRFLATEKARGASDEQIAAARSAYVSVSEAEIINQGIRPQPCTAEERAQLRERMGRIRAGDFDAS